The genomic stretch TGATCTAAGGATATATGCCAGTTCAATAGATTATGTATCTTTTACAGAGTATTGGTTGGACCAAGGATTATTACTTGTTGGATCTGACTTACaagctgttattaaaataacagtatgtatgttgtagtttaagcaACGGTTAAAattgaatctctcaaaatctttcttcattttctccctCCTCTTAAAAGTTTCTAACAGTAAGTtaactttgagattcaatcttaaccgttgcttacactacaacagcatgtaagccaaatccttaCTTGTTTATATGGTCATATTTGTTGattataaaattgttatttacttGTATTAGATTTGAAAAAGCAAAGTTCAATGATGGGCCAGCTCAAAGCCGGTTTAACTTCTAATAGTCATGACTCAAGATGAAGGGCAGGCCCAAATATTGTATAGATGGGCAGGGCCAATAGGCCCACGCAAAGGGTATAAGCTTAATGGAGAAGGACACTTGTCTTGGAACAATGCAGATCTTGAGGTCCCAGTTTACCAGACCCGGGTAGCCAATGTATATGGCCCTCTCTTTCCCTccaaatataaatttatataacttcTATTTTTCGGatggctgattttttttttttttgacatgtccacacaagaagagaggagagattcgaactagtgaccttcattttatgaggcgtgatctccagtcgattgaactacctcttaggGAGGGCTGATTTATTATCCATCTTCAGAAACAATATCAATTCCTCACGAACCTCTTaagcatttttctctttttaaccACAGCCAGAAAGATAAAGTAATTTGTGAttgaaaggaaatttttttattttgcttttgctttggaTAAATGAATGATAAAAGCGGCCAATTGAATTGCCGCTAATGATTATATTCTCTATATTGTTGATTGAGAtacaaaatctttatttttattttttattttttatttttttatttttttatcgcATTAGCATTTGAGTGAGAAGTAGGTCAAGTGCTGGGAAATTTTGTTGGTTGTGTCTAGTGTTTGATGAAAAGAATGATGCATGCGCTGACAAGAGAAGTGGTTTAATTCAATTTGAATGGCCGAAAAGGGACattaaaaaactttaaacaGTATTTGGTAGAAACAAATACAGAAGaatctgattaaaataaataaatatgaccACAAAGTACATAATTGAGACAAGTATTGATGGAATTAATAAAGATTGGTCTGACCAATGCCTTGTTCTTTTTCAATCCTGAATTCATAAAAGGGTGGAATGTTGAGGAATGATCTACATTATTTGTGCACAAGattttgggcatgtttataaggaatagaCAATCTTATCTTattgaaccgattttatgagatgagttagaccCATTAATTTCTCCATGGTATCAGAACCTACCACAAGATAAATAAgggcccacactacttaccccgtgacaaAGACTATGAAAAATACCGGTATACAAGTGATGGAGGGCACTGAGGAATGATCCTACATTGCCTGTGGATAAaatcttgggcatgtttataaggaatgtgcaactctctcttattgaaccgattttatgagatgagttagaaACCAAGGctcacgaatttcttcatggaagagaaaaaaaggcaGCAAAAAGGAATATTGCACCTTGAACATGCTCATGGATGGAGGTTATTGtttggggtaacttcactttacacCATTTAATCATCATGCGATTTGAGAagcccccaaacttcaaaacttcttaatatggacccctgaactttcaattgcaatcaatttgaacccgtCCATCAGATTTAGCCATTAGCTTCCTTGATTTACCCCTAAAaggaccaaaatatccttgatttttttttaaaaaaaattggaattaaagataaatttgaaattttataaaaaaatcagaagTATAAatatcattgtctcacttttaacatttaaaatatgacggagggattcaaattgattacaattgaaagttcaggggtccaaattaagaggttttaaagtttgaagggTTTCTCAAATCACTTGGTAattcaagagtttaaagtgaaattacctCTTATTGTTTAGTGGTCTTAAATTCTTAATATACATTAATTCTCATTAAGGGTTTTATTGGTTACTTTCATGCCTTGATGGATGATATTATGCACAGCTTATCAACTTAAGGGTTGAGCTGCATGCATTTTGTCCAAGAATAGGGATACATCTGTTaatatgttctttttttaagtttgaaaaaaaatgatttgaagaCAATTATTTGCTTCGTTCATCAAAATCTCAGATTTATCAAAActgtaaaaaatattattgatagAAGAAAATGTGGTATGGTAGAATATGAAAAATTCagaacattttattttattatatatatataatcaatgaattattaaaagcataaagcACCCCATGTATATGAGAAGTATACTATAGAAAACAcgtaattaaaaagagaaaaaagaacaagtaaTACGGATGCAATGGATAAATTAAGAGATCTGTGAGGGTTGATCAAGCTGACCCCACAATAATTTGAACATTTGAACATTTGGGCATTTGAACTGTTCATCTGTGAGGGttgtttttccaaaaaaatatatcatgcTAGCATCCGATCAACCTTGTGCCTGAGAAGTAAAAAGGGCAAGTAGTTTGGCAAGAGATTCATTGAAAGAAGCAAAATGATAGAATTATTAGAAAGTATTAGGCATGGTGAGATACCAGAAATCTCTTTGGTTgcaatcatcttcttctccaaattTTCAGCAGCCTCAGGCATGCCTTGTGCATTGTAGGCTTGGATCATGGTAGCAAAGGTGATACTATCTGGTTTGCAAGCTCTCTCTTTCATTTCCAAGAACAACTCATTCATCTTTTTCACATCACCAGCCTGACCATATGCACTTATAATGCAGTTAAAAAATGGGGTATCAAGTGTTACATCAGAATTCTCTACTTGCCTCAAAATTGAATCGACTTTTGTTATATGTCCAGCTTTACTGTAAGCACTAACAAGAGAGCAGTAGGTAATAGAGTTGGGCTTCATTCCttgatgcttcattttcttgaaGTATTCATCCATCTTCTCAATATTTCCAGCCTTTCCAAACACCTCAATCACTGTATTAAAAGTAACAATTGTCGGAGAGAAAGACCATTTCTTCATATAATCCATAACGGAGCTCATCTTCTCATACATGCCTACTTTCCCATATGTTTTGATCAGGATATTAAATGTCTTAATGTCTGGCCTTATTCCCATTAGCTGGAATTCATTATACCACTTCTCCAGCTTCTCGATCAGCCCAAATTTCCCATAAGCCCCAACAAAAGTATTCAATGTGAAAACATCAGGAAGGCAGCTTCCACTTTCAATCATATCCGTCAGTGTGTTCTCCATTAGTTCAAACATTTCCGCTTTACCATATCCGTCAATAATAGTGTTGTATGTCACAGTGCTGCATTTGATCCCTAGATATGACATCTCAGCACGAATCCGTCCAATCAGATCAAAATGACGAGATTTAGAGCAACAATTAATAAGTATAGAATATGTATATACATCTGGTTTGCAGTCCGAGACCGATTTCATGTCATCAAGAGTACAAAAAGCCTTGTCAAGAAGGCCACTTTGCCCATAAGCACTTATGAGAGCAGTGTAGACATCAACAGTTGGTCTGAGCCCTTCTGACAACATAATCTCAAAAAGCAAACTGGCCTCCTCAGGTTGCCTACACTTGCCAAGCATTATCAACAATTTCGTGTATGTTTGGCACCTTGCCTCGTACCATTGTTGTTGGCGAAGCAATCCAAAAATCTACGACAAAGAGTTTAGCTTTCAGAAATAATTAGAAACTTCAGGAAGTCCCACAATATATGGGACCAGGAATTCATGCATAAAGTAGTAGCACTCACACTCCAAATTTTGCACCGAGACGGTGGATGTAAGAAAAGTTAATTGAACAAGGGAAATTAAAGACTCTTTGAGGTTTAACTCACTCTACTAATACAGATTCCAAAAAGTATTCTAGCAGATTCTCTGATTTGTGGTAAACTTGAAAGCTTCAAGTAACTCAAATATCATCTATAAGGGGGGGAAAAAAGCCCCCTACTATAAAAAGCCACCTACCTTGTAAAGAAAATGTCAGCAAACTAATTAAGACACAGTATCTggacttttctttttatcaatcCACATTACCCCAGGAAACAAACAGAGAGACAAGATTATTACTTTCACATACCCAGCAGCCAAACCacaccaaagaaaaaacaactaaaaaatttacaactttttcaaaagaaaaacaaaaacccactAACCTTGACAGCATTTTCCCACTGATTCTCTCTGATAGCCTCATCCAGAGCCTCCAGAACAGCCTTAGGCCACAGCTGTTGGTACTTTCTTGAGTTGGCTTTCCTCACAACGCCTTTCACTGCAGCGTCGGTTCTGAGAATCCGAGACAGGTCCTTCCTCTGGTCCTTCTGCAGCCCGTTTGACACGGGTTTGGAGCTCCGTTTAGATAATTGGACAAAGAATTTTGGTAGTTCTTGTGTTTGTATGTGCGTATGGTCTATCAGGAATTTTCTCGAACAGGTGGTGGACGCGTGTAAGTTAGCGAGAGCAAATGTCCGAGGCTCCATTGCGCCGGGGTGGAGGATAAGGCCAAAGTTTTGGGAGAGTGTTAGTGGAAGAGCATCATGTGCGCATGTTAATAATGTCAAGAGACCGAGGATAAAGTACGTTGAAGGCGTACATTAACGCTCAATTTACTACTGGGCCGGGGGGATTTCTTGGGCTATAAAGAAAGGCCCAAAAGGGTTCGTCATTAAAAAAGAACACGCCTGGTGGGACTCGAACCCACAATCGTTTGATTAGAAGTCAAACGCCTTATCCATTAGGCCACAGGCGCTTCACACTGTCGCCAAATATACAATTATTATATAATGCaaataaaagagtaatggtAATTCCCCCCTTTCACTATGCTAACATGGAActtatattcttaaaaaaaggaacaaaatgttggtaaatcatcaattattttaaaatatgaatcTAATAAGAAATGAcgaatttaaatatttaattaatattttaataccttTTGTCATGTGTgtgttcaaattttatttcaataattgaattttgatcaaattgtgattttaaaaatcacattatttttttaggaacaaaaaatagacttctaaaattattctCCTAAACGCAATCATTGTGCGATGACCCTACCATCTTATGCAATGATTTAAGGGTAACATGTCAAAATCTGGGGTTTTGGGTAGGGTTTCAAACCCATTAACTTGACCtagtttgagtttttttttttttttttttaagagtccCTATACCTTATTTTTACAGCCACCAATATAATATTGACACATCAtctaaaaacactaaatacaATAACCATGAAAGCACAAGATCTTATtctgaaaaataaattcaaaaaaattcaaaaaagtatgatgtttcttgctttcttgcacatatatatatcctcCTCAAGTAAGAAACGCAGGAAGCTGGTGATCTCATATGGGGCAATTGGGTATCTTAAAAAGCATATAATAATGtttatagaaaataaagaagaggaCTAGCTTGTCGGACATGAGATAACGGACGAGAATTTTCCGGAGCAGGCGAGCCTCCTCCGTCTCATTTATACCTTCGATCAGAAAAATGTCTCGTTGTGGATAggttttttttgctaaaaaaaatctagtgtttTCATTCTTattgtatttggtgtttttttccCTAATGTGTAACTTTATTATTAGATGTTGTAAAATATTGTAAAATCTAGTGTtttcattctcttcttctttttctcctttttcttcttttcaggAACTTGTTTTCTAAACCCCTAATCAAGTCTTGGTTCATTCATAATGTGCTTCCTCTTTTGATGAAACACTTATAGGAACTTGTTTTCTTGAGAATATTAgggaaatgaaaaattaattgcaGGCATGAGTGGAAGCGGTGAAGATAGTCGCACTCACATTGGTGGAAGTACGTTTTTATTGAATTATGTTGTTTTTGTGCATAATCTTCAATTGTAATTGTAAAGGTAAGGGGGTAGCAATTTATTTGTTGCTTTTATTGTTAGTAGATGTCTTTGATTTCTGCTAAGGATTTTGGTATTCATACTTGCTCATCTAAATTTTTTGGTTCCTATTCATAGTACCATAAAATTGTTGTTGAAAGTTGTTAATGTTTGTTACTGACTTatgttgtgttttgttttgttttttgttttttgcttttttttggtttgaaattagattgaagataaaaaaaaataataatttaaaaaaaaagtaggtgtAGCTATGATGAATGCATGCTAAAGATCATACTTAATTAATGCTtccaaatattttgttttgttttttgttttttccttttttttggtttgaaattagattgaagataaaaaataaaattaaaattaaaaaaattaaaaaaaaaaaaaaaaaaaaaaagtaggtgtAGTATATGATGAATGCATGCTAAAGATCATACTTAACTAATGCTTCCAAATATTTTGAATgtctcttatttctttttttttttgttttttttttgcagcatTTGACGACCCTACTGATGAATTCAGTATCCAAGATAATGGTTGAATGAagcaaatttcaaaataaacatcgtataatttggaattaaattgaagaagttatgattttttcaaACTTGACAGGTCAAGCTGTCAAACAGCTACAATACCATTATCAAGCATCCAACAGATGTTACATTGAATTCACCAGTAGGTTCGTCAAATGCtgcaaaaaaatataaataagagacattgaaaatatttggaagcatttatttgagaaataagAGGCCCAAATGTTCTATAGATGGGCAGGGCTAGTAGGCCCACGCAAAGGGTATAAGCTTAATGGACAAGGACACTTGTCTTGCATTCACGTTGCCTTAACACTGCCATAACTCGGGAGGGCAAAACCCACACGTACCCAACTAACCCGCTCACAAGAGGTGTCTTTTGCAATTCCAAATGATGGGtcttgcgattttaaaatgtgcaatttgaaaaaatgattttgaaaaacaccattaagcgtttggtaaaatcacaatttgggttttaaaatcacagtttatcatttaaattatgcattttcaaaaaagcacctatttgtctatgaaattgcaatgtcaaacgcacccttaatgAACCTACCACTTTCGCAAGTAGTTGTAGAGTATATCCGTGTATGAAAGTGGGTCCAACTACAAACCTTTCATCTTTTAGGGACTTGGGAGGCATCCATATTTCATACCTTATTTCAGTAGCTTCTTTCAAAAGTCCCtaaagaagaaggagaggatGGAAGGGCAAGGCCATGATCAAGactatctatctatatatatatatatagatagtctacttttttttttcttcaatgtaatttcaaacccaacaacaaaaaaataaaaataaaacaaaatccaacaGAGTGACAAACATTAACAACTTTCAACAAGAAGTTCATGGTACCATGAATAGGAACCAAAAAATTTAGATCAGCAAGTATGAATATCGAAATCCTTATCAGAAATCAAAGATATCTACTAACAATAAAAACAACTAATAAATTTCTACTCACCTACTTTTACAATTACATTGAAGATCACACACAGAAACaacataatataataaaaatgtaccGCCACCGCTGTGAGTTGCGACTATCTTCACCGCCTCCACTCATGCTTGCAATTAAATTTTCCTTTCCCTAACATTTCCAAGAACACAAGTTCCTATAAGTGTTTCATTAAAAGAGGAAGCACATGATGAATGAACCAAGACTTGATTAGGGGTTTAGCATATTATCAGCCATCAGTTTGTCTCCTCCTTGAATATTCCTGGTAGAGTTCTAATGAAAGACTGAAAGAGAGCGTGAGAATTTAATTAGAAAGAAAGgaacaacaaataaaattaaaaaaaaaaacaacaaataaaatcctCATTCATaatgcttcttttctttgtcttaTGTACATACTTAACTAAATACCGTACTTTTAACCATCTTCTCATTCATGCTAAAGACCATACTTAACTAAATAAATGCTTTCAAATATTTCTAATGTctcttatttctcttttttacaGCATTTGACGACCCTACTAGTAAATTCAGTGTAACATCCGTCGTGCTGTAGCTGTTTGACAGCTTGTCCTATCAAGTTTAGAAAAATCGTAACTCCTTCAATTTAACTTCAAATGATACGAtgttcattttaaaattttcttcattcaaaTGCTCACAACATGtccaaaaatcataacaacTCAATATCTTTTATTACCTTAAAAGTCTCACGCAATTATGTGGTTCTATATGACTAAAATTTCAGCTTTGACACTTGTACCTTATAAAAATAATACCTTCTTCGcgtgatgaatatatatatatatatatagttgtgaTATTTTGGGCCCTTTACATAggaaatataacaaaaattttaaacacagcGAAAGAGCTATAGTAGAACAAAAGTTGATGTTGGATCCTGATTAACCCCAAACGAGGCTAATCGTGGGTTCAAGTCCTACCAGGAGTATTTTAAGTATTACAACTTAAAATTTAGGGAAGAGAAATGAGAATAAGAAAGAGAGATTCAGGGAATTAAGGTGATTCGGCTTATGGCATATGTCCACACATCAAAGCATTTTCATGGctacatttttttcttgatatcTTTAATTGtatactctatttatagagaaatagTATGAATATTATATGTTTCTTTTACTTCTACATTAACAACTATAATTGTAACTATTGTTACTttagttcttgtaactcttttcttttgagctcttgtaactcttgtctcttgagctcttgtaacCCTTGTCTTCATAGTATGTTACCAAAAACAAATCATAACTAACACCTATCTTAGTTGCACATACCATATTATAACCttgttaattttatataaacacgTAGTTTTGTTTTAATAGAGGTTAGAAACTAACAAGATTCAATAACTTataaatatatcaatatcaagcaattgagtataaaaataaatttgttgtgCCCCATGCAAATCAAAAGATCTAGCAAATACCcttttatgtttcatttatctatctcaaaaaaaaaaaaaaaaaaagtaaaagtaaaaacatTAGCTAGCAAAATCTAGCatgatattgaaaaaaaaaaaaaaaaaaaccaactgtGTAAGCTAGCTAAACAATAAGATTATgattttaggaagaaaaaaaaaattgtattcacATGCCCATGAAtcaagaaatataaaactctcctatcatttaaaaatatttcatggGTTCTATTATCATAATAGTAATCATGGTTAACTATCGAGATGTTGTTGATTTTCAATATAGAGTTTAAGAGTAGGTTTTcaccaaaataaataacatctacatataaatgattttcatatataatCTCCTTAAGGAGAAATTTCACAGTAATTGTAACATTGTTATATAAGCAAAATCTCATTGCTTTGTTAGATTCAGCATGATTTCCTAGGGCCTCACGATCAGAAATGCTGAATAAGATTGTGATTTtaggaagaacaaaaaaaattgtattcacATACCCATGAAttgagaaatataaaactctcctatcatttaaaaatatttcatggGTTCCGTTATCATGATGGTAATCATGGTCAACTGTCGAGATCTTGTTGATTTTCAACATAGAGTTTAAGAGTAGGTTTTCACCAAAATAAATAGCATCTACATATAAAAGATTTtcatatataaactccttaagGAGAAATTTCACAGCAATGACAACATTGTTATATAAGCAAAACCCCATTGCTTTGTTCAGCATGATTTCCAGGGGCCTCATGATCAGAAATGCTGAATAAGATTAtgatttttggaagaaaaaaaaattgtattcacATACCCATGAAtcaagaaatataaaactctcctatcatttaaaaatatttcatggGTTCCATTATCATGATGGTAATCGTAGTCAACTATCGAGATCTTGTTGATTTTCAACATAGAGTTTAAGAGTAGGTTTTcaccaaaataaataacatcTACATATAAAAGATTTtcatatataaactccttaagGAGAAATTTCACAGCAATGACAACATTGTTATATAAGCAAAACCCCATTGCTTTGTTAGATTCAGCATGATTTCCAGGGGCCTCACAATCGGAAATGCTGAATCTAATTCCTTGGGCAACCCCCGGCAAACCTATACGACAATAAATGCAATTAGACTTTTATTCtttactaaaagaaaaaaaaaaaaaaaaatacatatactCTACCTCAAACAACTATCTCATTGTCAATGTCTTGCCAAACTACCATTTGTGTCAATGTCCCCATAAACTACTAACAAAATGTCAATAGTCCCCCCTAAAGACAAAATAATcatacataaaattaaaaaaactcttcaaattacTTACCTCCACCACACCAATGCATCAGAGGAACCTTCATTCATCCAAACAAAAGTGTCATTCGAAACATAATTGTTGGTTTCATTTATAAGCTTCAATTCCCTTATCTGGGTTGCATACTCCTTTGTGTGTACATCTTCAACTAAATGCTCTTTTATCCTAACGGACGAACACCGCTTACATATGAACCCAAAAATTAATATACTTAATCACAAAATAGTAatacaaacaattaaaagaatttatttatttatttggaacAATCTGTCCAACAAGCCTTCGTATCACAACAAGGAAGATTATGTTTTATCATACACTCATCATATACTACatctactttttttatttattttttttttatcttcaatgTAATTTGaaacccaacaacaaaaaaaatgaaaataaaacataatccAACAGTTGTCAGTGACAAACATTAACAACTTTCAACAAGAAGTTTATGGTACTATGGACAGGAACCAAAAAATTTAGATCAGCAAGTATGAATATCGAAATCCTTAGCAGAAATCAAAGATATCTACTAACAATAAAAGCAGCTAATAAATCTCTACCCACCTACTTTTACAATTACAATTGAAGATcacacacaaaaataacatactataataaaaatgtacCGCCACCGCTGTGAGTTCGACTATCTTCACCGCCTCCACTCAtgcatgcaattaattttccttttccctaACATTCCCAAGAAAAGAAGTTCCTATAAGTGTTTCACCAAAGGAGGAAGCACATGATGAATGAACCAAGACTTCATTAGGGGTTTAGCATATTATCAGCCATCAGTTTGTCTCTTCCTTGAATATTTCTGGTAGAGTTCTAATGAGAGACTGAAAGAGAGCGCGAGAATTTCTTGAGAAAGGAAGgaacaacaaattaaataaaaaaacaaaaaataaaatcctcatTCAGAATGCTTCTTTTCTCTGTCTTATGTACATACTTAACTAAATAACATACTTTTAACCATCTACGCATTCATGCTAAAGACCATACTTAACTAAATAAATGCTTCCAAATATTTCTAATGTctcttatttctcttttttttttgcagcatTTGACGACCCTACTAGTGAATTCAGTGTAACATCCGTTGGATACTCGATAATGGTATTGTAGCTGTTTGACAGCTTGACCGATCAAGTTTAGAAACATCGTAACTCCTTCAAGTTAACTTCAAATGATATGATGTGTATTTTAAAGTTTTCTTCATTCAAATGcctacaacatatccaaaaatcataacaacCCAATACCTTTTATTACCTTAAAAGTCTCATGCAATGATGTGGTTCTATATGACTGAAATTTCAGCTTTGACACTTGTACCTATAAAAATAATACCTTCTTCTACGATTGcgtgatgaatatatatatatatattcaatagtTGTGATATTTTGGGCCCTTTACATAGGAAATATTCTTCTATGGATGATGAGATTTGCATACTAAAACATCATGTTGCTGAACAACTAAAGGTAATGCTGATCGCGTACAGGTTATAGGAAGGTTGCTTATGTTTTCTCATGTTCTGCATAGGGCATGATTCGCATGCCTATAGATACATGCATTTCAGGTTTGATGAATCTGGCACCAcaataatggtttttttttttttttttctcagatgCCTGATGTTTCATCATCTTTAGAAATATCAGAATTTGAAGCTTTGCATGAGCTACAAGATCGCCTTTCACTTAAAGAGGGCGAACTTCGTGAAGGAGAGCAGCATATAAAAAAACTGCACAACAATATTCGGGTAAGTCtgcaaaaaaaagagaaataaaagacaGTCATAATATTTGGAAGCATTTATTTAGTTAAGTATGGTCTTTATTGGGTAGATGatttaggcaaaaaaaaaaggttacaagaAACTCAACCATTATCGAGTTTCCAACGGATGTTACACTGAATTCACCAGTAGGGTCATCAAATgctgcaaaaaaagaaaaataagagacaTTCAAAATATTTGGAAGCATTTATTTAGTTAAGTATGGTCTTTAGCATGCACTCATCATATACTACACAGTTTAtacctaccttttttttttttttttaatcttcaatCCAATTTCAaacccaataaataaataaataaaaacaaaagcaaaagaaaacaaaacccaacaattGTCAATGACAAACATTAACAACTTTCAACAACAAGTTTATGGTACTATGAATAGGAACCAAAAAATTTAGATCAGCAAGTATGAATACTGAAATCCTTAGCAGAAATCAAAGATATCTACTAACAATAAAAGCAGCTAATAAATTTCTACCCACTTATTTTTACAATTACAATTGAAGATCACGCGCAAAAACAACATAATACATTAAAAATGTACCGCCACTGTTGTGAGTGCGACTATCTTCACCGGCAATCACTGCCTCCACTCATGCCTgtaattaattttctctttcccTAACATTCCCAAGAAAACAAGTTTCTATAAGTGTTTCATCAAAAGAGGAAGCACATGATGAATAAACCAAGACTTGATTAGGGGTTTAGCATACTTTATCAGCCATCAGTTTGTCCCCTCCTTGAATATTCCTTCTTGAGTTTTAATGAGAGACGGAAAGAGAGTGCGAGAATTTAATGAGAAAGAAATGaacaataaaaaaagtaa from Corylus avellana chromosome ca1, CavTom2PMs-1.0 encodes the following:
- the LOC132165355 gene encoding pentatricopeptide repeat-containing protein At3g53170; its protein translation is MEPRTFALANLHASTTCSRKFLIDHTHIQTQELPKFFVQLSKRSSKPVSNGLQKDQRKDLSRILRTDAAVKGVVRKANSRKYQQLWPKAVLEALDEAIRENQWENAVKIFGLLRQQQWYEARCQTYTKLLIMLGKCRQPEEASLLFEIMLSEGLRPTVDVYTALISAYGQSGLLDKAFCTLDDMKSVSDCKPDVYTYSILINCCSKSRHFDLIGRIRAEMSYLGIKCSTVTYNTIIDGYGKAEMFELMENTLTDMIESGSCLPDVFTLNTFVGAYGKFGLIEKLEKWYNEFQLMGIRPDIKTFNILIKTYGKVGMYEKMSSVMDYMKKWSFSPTIVTFNTVIEVFGKAGNIEKMDEYFKKMKHQGMKPNSITYCSLVSAYSKAGHITKVDSILRQVENSDVTLDTPFFNCIISAYGQAGDVKKMNELFLEMKERACKPDSITFATMIQAYNAQGMPEAAENLEKKMIATKEISGTRLIGC